The Bacteroidota bacterium genome window below encodes:
- a CDS encoding gliding motility-associated C-terminal domain-containing protein, producing the protein MSVEQFLFRWKFLLCYRSSRSSGQSIFFQDTARSNEVCLIQEPNIFIPNAFHPGGFLNEIFTPSNAFVSTENYSLRIFNRWGEMIFETTDPKVGWDGTTNGRYAPEAVYVYLLQAVQADGSEILRKGSVTLIR; encoded by the coding sequence ATCAGTGTTGAACAGTTTTTATTCAGATGGAAATTTCTGTTATGTTATAGAAGCAGTAGAAGCTCCGGGCAATCCATATTTTTCCAGGACACTGCTCGTTCAAATGAAGTTTGTCTGATTCAGGAACCCAATATTTTTATTCCAAATGCATTTCATCCCGGAGGTTTTCTGAATGAAATTTTCACTCCGTCAAATGCATTCGTATCAACTGAAAATTACAGCCTGAGAATCTTCAACCGCTGGGGCGAAATGATCTTTGAAACAACAGATCCAAAAGTAGGCTGGGATGGAACTACCAATGGAAGATATGCTCCGGAGGCGGTATATGTTTATTTATTGCAGGCTGTGCAGGCGGATGGGTCTGAGATATTGCGGAAAGGTTCTGTTACGCTTATCAGGTAA
- a CDS encoding insulinase family protein, with the protein MTLIIDRINQPARIGIQKMNVPQAKKYTLDNGIEVYAINAGFQELVKVELLFNNVDFDPAKPLLNSATNRMMSEGTKNFSAQQIADMIDYYGSFYETDENSDFCSIILYSLNKYLKDTLPFVSAVLDEPVFPEKELAIFKQNNKQRLNVDNEKVGSIARKKFGEIIFGSEHPYGYFIKPENYDSLTSDDLKAFHAKKYSSSNCMIIVSGLVTDETIKILNRFLGQRKASGEKIKTVNPKFVTSTQKQHYIEKEGAIQSAIRIGMPFFNRKHPDYAGTAVMNTLFGGYFGSRLMSNIREDKGYTYGIGSVIVSMKQEGYYFISTEVGADVTNDAIREIYNEVDIMRNELVEEEELEMVKNYMLGTFLKGIDGAFQLAERFKSIYLSELDYSYYERYVDKLRTIGPDEILELSRKYLDPAHFLELVVGRK; encoded by the coding sequence ATGACATTGATAATAGATAGAATCAATCAACCTGCGAGAATAGGAATTCAGAAAATGAATGTTCCGCAGGCAAAAAAATATACACTTGATAATGGTATTGAAGTTTATGCTATCAATGCAGGTTTTCAGGAATTGGTGAAAGTTGAATTGCTTTTTAACAATGTTGACTTTGATCCGGCTAAGCCACTCTTGAATTCTGCAACAAACCGAATGATGTCTGAGGGAACTAAAAATTTTTCAGCTCAGCAGATAGCAGATATGATCGACTACTATGGATCATTTTATGAAACTGATGAAAATTCTGATTTTTGTTCGATCATTTTATATTCTTTGAATAAATACCTGAAAGATACTTTGCCATTTGTCAGTGCTGTTTTAGATGAACCGGTTTTTCCTGAAAAAGAACTTGCAATTTTCAAGCAGAATAACAAGCAACGTTTAAATGTCGATAATGAAAAAGTCGGTTCGATCGCAAGAAAGAAATTTGGCGAGATCATTTTTGGAAGTGAACATCCTTATGGCTATTTTATAAAACCTGAGAATTATGATTCGCTTACCTCGGATGATCTGAAAGCATTTCATGCAAAAAAATATTCTTCTTCAAATTGCATGATAATTGTTTCAGGATTGGTAACTGACGAGACAATTAAAATTCTGAATCGTTTTCTTGGGCAAAGAAAAGCTTCAGGCGAAAAGATCAAAACCGTTAATCCGAAGTTTGTTACTTCGACTCAAAAACAACATTACATCGAAAAAGAAGGAGCCATTCAATCAGCGATCAGAATAGGAATGCCATTTTTCAATCGTAAGCATCCCGATTATGCAGGGACAGCAGTGATGAATACACTGTTTGGCGGATACTTTGGATCACGACTAATGTCAAACATCAGAGAAGATAAAGGCTATACATATGGAATCGGTTCTGTAATAGTTTCTATGAAACAGGAAGGCTATTATTTTATTTCGACAGAAGTAGGAGCGGATGTCACAAATGATGCTATCAGGGAAATTTATAATGAGGTAGACATTATGAGAAATGAACTGGTAGAAGAAGAAGAACTGGAAATGGTAAAAAACTATATGCTGGGAACCTTCTTAAAGGGAATTGACGGAGCATTTCAACTTGCTGAGCGTTTCAAATCAATTTACTTGTCAGAACTCGATTACTCTTACTATGAAAGGTACGTTGATAAATTACGAACGATAGGTCCCGATGAGATCCTGGAGCTTTCCCGGAAGTATTTAGACCCTGCCCACTTCCTGGAATTGGTCGTTGGCCGTAAATAA
- a CDS encoding insulinase family protein, translated as MIKYSSKTLSNGLKVLVHEDPSTPLATLNILYSVGARDESPDKTGFAHLFEHLMFGGSVNIPEYDSPLQLAGGDNNAFTNNDITNYYLTLPANNIETGFWLESDRMLSLAFSEKSLEVQRNVVVEEFKQRYLNQPYGDVWLLLRPLAYKVHPYQWATIGKEIEHITNATLEDVRDFFFRYYCPDNAIMTVAGGVKADEIFALAEKWFGEIQRATPSRMPYPAEPKQTEYRELTVERDIPYSSLYRAYHMCSRLDEQFYSIDLLSDIMSRGRSSRLYNTLVKEKKLFSEINAYSTADFDRGLMIIEGKLVKGVEMADAEKAIDAELSKICSELVTKEELEKVKNKVESTMEFSEMDLSGRALNLAIAEYMGDANLVNTELGLYRKVTAEEIKASAQEIFRKENCSTLYYLSNRKN; from the coding sequence TTGATAAAATATTCTTCAAAAACATTATCCAATGGTCTGAAAGTCTTAGTACATGAAGATCCTTCAACACCGCTTGCTACATTAAATATTTTGTATAGTGTTGGTGCCCGTGATGAATCCCCTGACAAGACCGGCTTTGCTCATCTCTTCGAACATCTTATGTTCGGCGGATCAGTAAATATTCCTGAATATGATTCTCCATTGCAATTGGCTGGTGGCGACAACAATGCATTTACGAACAACGACATTACAAACTATTATCTCACATTACCTGCAAATAATATTGAAACAGGTTTCTGGCTTGAGAGTGACAGAATGCTAAGTCTTGCATTCTCGGAAAAAAGTCTGGAAGTCCAGCGAAATGTAGTTGTGGAAGAATTTAAACAACGATATCTCAACCAGCCTTATGGTGATGTGTGGTTGTTACTTCGTCCATTAGCGTACAAAGTCCATCCGTATCAATGGGCAACTATCGGAAAAGAAATTGAACATATTACAAATGCGACTTTAGAAGATGTGCGTGACTTTTTCTTCAGATATTATTGTCCTGACAATGCCATCATGACCGTGGCAGGAGGAGTAAAGGCTGATGAAATATTTGCACTGGCTGAAAAATGGTTTGGTGAGATTCAAAGAGCAACTCCTTCAAGAATGCCATATCCCGCAGAACCAAAACAAACTGAATACAGAGAGTTGACAGTAGAGCGGGACATACCTTATAGCTCGTTGTATCGCGCCTATCATATGTGTTCGCGGCTTGACGAACAATTTTATTCGATAGATCTTTTGTCTGACATAATGAGCAGAGGGAGATCATCCCGGCTTTACAATACACTTGTGAAGGAGAAAAAATTATTTTCAGAGATCAATGCATATTCTACAGCTGATTTTGACAGAGGATTAATGATCATTGAAGGGAAATTAGTTAAAGGAGTAGAAATGGCAGATGCAGAGAAAGCCATCGATGCAGAGTTGAGTAAAATCTGTTCAGAACTCGTAACAAAAGAAGAACTTGAAAAAGTAAAGAACAAAGTTGAATCGACGATGGAATTTTCTGAAATGGATCTTTCAGGTCGTGCTTTGAATCTTGCAATTGCTGAATATATGGGAGATGCAAATCTTGTAAATACCGAACTTGGTTTGTACCGGAAAGTGACTGCCGAAGAAATCAAGGCAAGTGCACAGGAGATTTTCAGAAAAGAGAATTGCTCAACTTTATATTATTTATCTAACCGTAAGAACTAG
- a CDS encoding TonB-dependent receptor yields MKNFFVLITCLLLLSSRLSAQKNFTISGYVKEESTGESLLGANVFVKETRKGTVTNQYGFFSLTIPEGNYTLVFSYIGFVTQEFPISLTEDLRKSASLSSNAIETKEVIITGEKQDRNVQSTEMGREKIEMEKIKTLPAFMGEVDILKTIQLLPGVSSAGEGNSGFYVRGGGPDQNLILLDEANVYNAAHLFGFFSVFNSDAVQNITLTKGNMPANYGGRLSSVLDIQMKEGNNKRFGAQGGIGFVSSRLTIEGPIKKDTSSFIISARRTFLDLLLGPPFVSKESEISGNKYYFYDLNAKVNYRLSDKDRLFISGYFGRDVFKFKSPDSDFSLSIPWGNATATARWNHLFSNKLFLNTSLIYTSYDFQFEGGQEQFSFKLFSGITDYNVKTDFTWVPSPKHNIKFGANYIYHVFVPSNASARSGDVNFNLGDIVRQYAHDGAVYFNDEFELNAKWLFNGGLRLTMFQQVGPFDRFINDPITNLPTDTIHYDAGEDVKTYANVEPRFAVRYAVNESSSVKASYSQNYQYIHLASLSGISLPTDTWVPSSDRVKPQFGTQYALGYFKNFKNNTYETSLEVYYKTMENQIEYEEGFLPENQVNGNLDNFFVFGKGWSYGAELFLKKSKGKFSGWIGYTLAWTKREFADLNLGREFYPKYDRRHDVSVVMTFEASKKVTIGATWVYATGNLNTFPERLYVLSNGDIVEDYGGQRNNYRIAPYHRADISVTLKGKEHKRFESSWNFSVFNVYNRYNPYIIYFDNKVENGVVTIQAKQISLFPIIPSVTYNFKF; encoded by the coding sequence ATGAAAAACTTTTTTGTACTTATTACCTGCTTACTATTGTTATCAAGCCGGCTTTCGGCGCAAAAAAATTTTACTATCAGTGGATATGTAAAAGAAGAATCAACCGGAGAATCTCTTTTAGGTGCTAACGTATTTGTCAAAGAAACCCGAAAAGGTACAGTGACCAATCAGTATGGATTTTTCTCACTAACAATTCCTGAAGGGAATTACACTTTAGTCTTTTCATACATCGGTTTTGTAACTCAGGAATTTCCGATTTCCCTGACTGAAGATCTCAGAAAAAGTGCCAGCCTTTCTTCAAATGCAATCGAAACAAAGGAAGTCATTATTACCGGTGAAAAACAAGATCGTAATGTGCAAAGTACGGAAATGGGTCGTGAGAAAATTGAAATGGAAAAGATCAAAACCCTGCCTGCATTTATGGGTGAAGTCGACATTCTCAAAACCATTCAACTTTTACCCGGAGTTTCTTCAGCCGGTGAAGGCAATAGCGGATTCTACGTCCGCGGCGGTGGTCCGGATCAGAATCTGATCTTGCTTGATGAAGCGAATGTATATAATGCAGCACATCTCTTTGGCTTCTTTTCTGTCTTCAATTCTGATGCAGTTCAGAATATTACACTGACAAAAGGAAATATGCCGGCGAACTATGGCGGCCGGTTGTCGTCCGTACTCGATATTCAGATGAAAGAAGGTAATAACAAACGATTCGGAGCTCAGGGCGGAATTGGATTTGTTTCATCACGACTTACAATTGAAGGGCCTATTAAAAAAGATACTTCTTCGTTCATTATCTCTGCAAGAAGAACATTTCTTGATCTTTTGCTTGGTCCGCCATTCGTAAGTAAAGAGTCAGAGATCAGTGGAAATAAATATTATTTCTATGATCTGAATGCCAAAGTAAATTACAGATTAAGCGACAAAGACCGGTTATTCATCAGTGGTTACTTCGGTCGTGATGTATTTAAATTCAAAAGTCCTGATTCAGATTTCAGTCTGAGTATTCCCTGGGGAAATGCGACTGCTACCGCCCGCTGGAATCACTTATTTTCAAATAAATTGTTCCTGAATACTTCTCTCATTTATACAAGCTACGATTTTCAATTTGAAGGTGGACAAGAACAATTCAGTTTCAAATTGTTTTCCGGTATTACCGACTACAATGTAAAGACCGATTTTACCTGGGTACCTAGTCCGAAACATAATATCAAGTTCGGTGCAAACTATATTTATCATGTATTTGTTCCAAGTAATGCAAGCGCACGTTCAGGTGATGTTAATTTTAATTTAGGTGATATTGTAAGACAATATGCTCACGACGGCGCAGTTTATTTTAATGATGAATTTGAGTTGAATGCGAAGTGGCTTTTTAATGGCGGACTAAGACTTACAATGTTTCAACAAGTTGGTCCATTCGACCGGTTCATCAATGATCCCATTACTAATTTGCCTACTGATACCATTCACTATGATGCCGGTGAAGACGTAAAAACATATGCCAATGTTGAACCCCGTTTTGCTGTGCGTTATGCAGTGAATGAAAGTTCATCGGTCAAAGCATCGTACTCCCAGAATTATCAGTACATCCATCTGGCATCATTATCGGGAATTTCATTACCGACAGATACATGGGTGCCATCATCAGACAGAGTGAAACCACAATTCGGTACACAATATGCTTTGGGCTATTTCAAGAACTTCAAGAATAATACCTATGAAACCTCGCTTGAAGTTTATTATAAAACGATGGAAAACCAGATTGAATACGAAGAAGGATTTTTACCCGAAAATCAGGTCAACGGAAATCTGGATAACTTCTTCGTGTTTGGAAAAGGATGGAGTTATGGTGCTGAACTTTTCCTGAAGAAATCGAAAGGTAAATTCAGTGGCTGGATCGGTTATACTCTTGCATGGACAAAAAGAGAATTCGCTGATCTGAATCTGGGCAGAGAATTTTATCCGAAGTACGATCGCCGTCACGATGTTTCTGTTGTTATGACATTCGAAGCAAGTAAAAAAGTTACGATTGGCGCTACATGGGTTTATGCAACAGGAAATCTGAACACATTTCCCGAAAGATTGTATGTGTTGAGCAATGGGGATATTGTTGAAGATTATGGCGGACAAAGAAATAATTACCGCATCGCACCTTATCATCGTGCTGATATCAGTGTAACCTTGAAAGGAAAAGAACATAAACGTTTTGAATCAAGCTGGAACTTTAGTGTATTCAATGTTTACAATCGATACAATCCTTATATCATTTACTTCGACAACAAAGTTGAGAACGGCGTGGTAACTATTCAGGCAAAACAGATTTCCCTCTTCCCTATTATTCCAAGTGTTACTTACAATTTTAAATTCTGA
- a CDS encoding DUF4249 domain-containing protein: MKKRTILSLSIFTLVISVFYSCEKNVTVDIPETEEKIVVEGYIETGTPPFVLLTKSLPFFGEINVNNLIQGSIQGATVIIDNGTITDTMIQIPGFGIYTSPAMIGETGKTYKLTVLAEGKTLTSETNIPQPISLDSIWWKVDGQRDSLGFLWSHLTDPDTLGNCYRFFARRINQYTFGDEIGKQKDSTFYPPIGGSVFEDRYINGKSFDLSFPRGTFAGSDKEDDDNDERIYFKRGDTIVVKFCTIDRSHFEFWRTEESQVSSNGNPFGSPQPVHSNINGGLGVWGGYSTSFDTVIAQ; this comes from the coding sequence ATGAAAAAAAGAACAATATTATCACTGTCAATATTCACTCTTGTGATTTCTGTATTCTATTCATGTGAAAAGAATGTTACAGTTGACATTCCTGAAACGGAAGAAAAAATAGTTGTAGAAGGGTATATTGAAACCGGAACGCCACCTTTTGTCCTACTTACAAAATCGCTTCCGTTTTTCGGAGAGATCAACGTTAATAATCTTATTCAAGGAAGTATTCAAGGTGCAACTGTAATCATTGATAATGGAACAATTACTGATACCATGATTCAGATTCCCGGGTTCGGAATTTATACTTCGCCGGCAATGATTGGAGAAACAGGTAAAACATATAAACTAACAGTACTGGCAGAAGGAAAAACACTTACTTCGGAAACAAATATTCCACAACCAATTTCACTGGATAGTATCTGGTGGAAGGTTGATGGACAAAGAGATTCATTGGGATTTCTTTGGTCACACTTAACGGATCCTGATACACTGGGAAACTGTTATCGTTTTTTTGCAAGAAGGATCAATCAATATACTTTTGGAGATGAAATTGGTAAGCAGAAAGATTCTACTTTTTATCCGCCGATCGGCGGATCAGTATTTGAGGACAGATATATCAATGGTAAAAGTTTCGATCTGAGTTTTCCGCGCGGAACATTTGCAGGTTCCGATAAAGAAGATGATGACAACGATGAAAGAATTTATTTCAAAAGAGGTGATACAATTGTTGTAAAATTCTGTACGATCGATCGCTCCCATTTTGAATTCTGGAGAACGGAAGAATCTCAGGTCTCATCCAACGGAAATCCGTTTGGTTCACCACAACCGGTTCATTCGAATATAAACGGCGGATTAGGTGTTTGGGGTGGTTATTCAACATCTTTCGATACGGTCATTGCCCAATAA
- a CDS encoding carbonic anhydrase (macrophage inducible 5; Mig-5), giving the protein MKAHTKETQDILTPGHALEILKEGNERFVNNIKAHRDLLEQVNVTSSGQFPFAAILSCIDSRTSAELIFDQGLGDIFSIRIAGNILNEDILGSMEFACKIAGSKLIVVLGHTKCGAIEYACNDIVLGNITNLLNKIKPAIQLETETKAERNGNNRVFMNNVTTNNVHLTVKKIKEQSTLLAELEASGEIKIIGGLYDLDTGLVTFFE; this is encoded by the coding sequence ATGAAAGCACACACAAAAGAAACGCAGGATATACTCACCCCCGGGCATGCACTCGAGATCTTAAAGGAAGGCAATGAACGTTTTGTAAATAATATCAAAGCGCACAGAGATCTTTTAGAACAGGTCAACGTAACTTCTTCCGGACAATTTCCTTTTGCTGCAATTCTAAGTTGCATCGATTCCCGTACATCGGCAGAGTTGATCTTTGATCAGGGTCTTGGCGACATTTTCAGCATCCGTATTGCAGGAAATATTCTCAACGAAGATATTTTAGGAAGTATGGAATTTGCCTGCAAGATCGCAGGATCAAAACTCATTGTTGTTTTAGGACATACTAAATGTGGTGCCATTGAATATGCATGCAACGATATTGTATTAGGTAATATCACAAATCTGCTCAACAAAATAAAGCCTGCTATTCAACTCGAGACAGAAACGAAAGCAGAAAGAAATGGAAATAACAGAGTGTTCATGAATAATGTGACTACTAACAATGTTCATCTGACCGTAAAAAAAATCAAAGAACAAAGTACACTCCTTGCCGAACTAGAAGCTTCCGGAGAGATCAAGATCATCGGAGGATTGTATGATCTGGATACGGGGCTTGTTACTTTTTTTGAATAG